Genomic window (Lutra lutra chromosome 6, mLutLut1.2, whole genome shotgun sequence):
taaaaacaaaaacaaacaaacaaaacaaaaaaaactcctaGGCATAAAGATGAGTTTAAGTGTTGGAAATCATAAAGTCATGAACACCTGTTGctatatttttacatacatacacagatcCCCTAAATACCATCAGCTCCTGGACACTAAGAGCCAACTCTGACGTCtctctgtatcttcagggtaTAGCACACTTCTGTCCGCAGGGGATGTGCTTCCTAAGTGGTTGAAGACTGACGTCCATCTAACTGTGACAGTGGCTAGTGTGCTGCGAGTTGCTACTTGGGCACCAAGATGGAGCGAAGGTCGAGTTTGTCTTGCAGGAGCTTCCAGGCTCGTGTACAAGTGACACGTACAACGTGTGTGAGGATGTGATGTGCACAAGCTATGTGAAGTAAGAAGACAACTGGAAagagggaagtgttaaagtcaGGCTACACACAAAATTCCACTGGAAGGTTAAAGGAAGGAGCTCAGTAACTGGGAAAGGCTCATGAAGGAGGCAGAATCTAACAGTGATAGAAAAAACTTGAGTCAGGGGTGGCTGGTTGCCTCAGTAAAGCACGCCACTCTCAGGCACGAGGTTTtgcgttcaagccccatgctgggagcGGAgcacattaacaacaacaacaaaaggagagaaattgAATCAATGATGTGGCATTATTTTggaaacaaatacaataataaaaggaATTTAGCATGAAAGGAATTAGGTTTCCTGGAATATAGAAATGGTTGAAAttgtttcaaagtatttttttgtgtgtgttcattctTGCAATATTATCTAATTACTGTGCTTTTCCTAGGGGGAAAACCCATCTAAGACACAAAATGATATCACAACTATTCAATCTAAAGATGCGCTTTTAAGGGTGGATAAAGCCTTTGAGGGTTACTATGTGTGTGGAAGATGAGTGAgtgtacccccccccccaaaaaaaatgagtgaagaagTGTCTAGAGTTTGGTGCTCTGGAATCTATCAAACTTCTTCCTCTGATTGCTTTCTGGCCCAGCGCTGTCATTCCCGATTCTACTCCTGTGCTCCCCGCTGCCGTAGTACTTTCCCTGTCCTTGTGTCCTCACTGGCCACAGAAAGCCTGGGAGGATGTCACATGTGACATCACGCATGAACCAGAGTGCGTATCAGCTGAGACCGAGAGGGGATATTGTGGGGGAACTAATAGTCCCTAGAAtacataaaacaaagttaaaatacaCATTGCTAACAGTTTAATGAACAAGAATAATAATGAGAAACTTACATTCCGATattgataaaaataatgaaataatttcgAGTGTCCTGTTAAGATTTCTTTGGCATGAATCATTTTTAGCAGGTAGAATGGACATATTCACATGGGGAACGCAGGGCCCTGAGTAGCTTCTGCCCAAAGCATCTCAGAGTTTCCACATCCCTCCCATCCTTTCCCAAATATGTCTGTGTTTCTCCAGGCCATGCACCTTGCCAGGCAATCTACACTAAAAACCACATGTCGGCCTCACAGCAGATGGTTAGTCGGGTTGATGTTTGGGGGTTaaggaggaaatgggaagctTTCAATGGACAACCTTAAGAAATCTGGAGATCTAAAAACCGTAATTCCTCTTTGAGCACCTCAGAGGCCCCCAAATCACTAAAGTTTCTTTCATCCACACTGCTCTGTTTCTGGGGGTCAGCGTCCAGATTGAAGGGTATTTCTGTGCCTCACGTCAAGACAACttagaaaaatgtcattattttcacCCTAAGAGTGAAAAGCCTGAAGATCAGAGAATAAGAAACAAGGGGGCAATGTGACTAAATTGGGCAAGGTGTGATCCCAGGCCTGTCAGACTTCACGTttccttattattaaaaaaatcatgtatgaATTCTGAActtctaaaaagtaaaaggacATGTCTCCTTAAATTGTGTCTGATAACTTGCTAGATactgtctatatattttttcgGGGTAGGAGGAGTGAGATTTAAACAATTTTAACTAATTTGCACAAACAGGGAATCTCACTGGCATTAAGGAGACATTAGAATAAATTTCAATGGCAGTAACtgtgccaacttttttttttttttaagattttatttatttatttatttagagttgggggaggggcagaaggagaggaagagagagaatctcaagctgactctgggcacagagcctgacattgggcttCATCACATGGCcgtgagatcctgacctgagccaaaatcaagagtccaatgcttaacaaactaagccacccaggcgccccagagctaTGCCAACTTCTACCTTAGACTAGGTATCAAGGCACAAGTGAGAACAACCAACTTGTGAAATAACAAAAGGTCAAAGGATGCCTCCCGTGAACATGGAAACTGATgacctgcttttaaaattttgtaattcaTTTTGCAAAGACACTGTTATGAACACAGAAACACTTTTGAAATACTtggaaagatatatttttatcagtACACTTTTCACATTATTCATACTATCAGTCTGTAATTTGTGTAAATTATTAGCAAAGTGATTATAACCAACTGAcagtaaataaatatgcatttgttACCTTACTGACCTTTTATACTTCAGGGAACAAAGAGCTGAACCACTGATCATGAGGCAGGTGAATGAGAGCATCCCACAGGAGTTCCTCCTCCTGGGTTTCTCAGATCGACCATGGCTGGAGCTCCCACTCTTTGTGGTCTTCCTGATTTCCTACATCTTGACTATCTTCGGCAATCTGGCAATAATTCTTGTGTCTCATCTGGACCCCAAACTACATACCCCCATGTACTTTTTTCTTACCAATCTGTCACTCCTGGACCTTTGCTACACCACAAGTACGGTTCCACAGATGCTGGTAAACATACGCAGCACCAGGAAGGTGATCAGTTACGGTGGCTGTGTGGCCCAGCTCTTCATTTTCCTGGCCTTGGGTTCCACCGAATGTCTTCTCTTGGCCGTCATGTCTTTTGATAGGTTTGTAGCTATTTGTCAGCCTCTGCATTACTCAGTTATCATGCACCAGAGGCTGTGCCTCCAGCTGGCAGCCGCATCCTGGTTCAGTGGCTTCAGCAACTCAGTGCTGCAGTCCACCTGGACCCTTCACATGCCGCTTTGTGGCCGTCGAGAAGTAGATCACTTCTTCTGTGAGGTCCCTGCCCTGCTCCAGTTGTCCTGTGCAGACACGACAGCCAATGAGGCGGAACTGTTCTTTATCAGTGTGCTATTTCTCTTAATACCCGTGATACTCATCCTTATATCATATGCTTTCATTGTCCAAGCAGTGTTGAGGATCCAGTCGGCCGAAGGCCGGCGAAAGGTGTTTGGCACGTGTGGCTCCCATTTGATCGTGGTGTCACTGTTTTACGGCACTGCGATCTCCATGTACCTACAACCGCCATCCCCCAGCTCCAAGGACCGGGGGAAGATGGTGTCCCTCTTCTATGGGATCATCGCACCCATGCTGAACCCCCTTATATACACACTTAGGAATAAAGATGTAAAGGGAGCATTTAAGAGGTTGATTGTGAGGGTCTTCTTAATCAAGAAATAGGAATGCCTAAATGATAGGTCTTCTTAAAGACTTGAGGTTTAAgctttttaataatttgtctCCAAGTTACCTTATCCTCAATACTCTTAGAAAGAACTGTTATGGTGATCTTCCTCAAATAAAATGTCATTgatagagaatttatttattttctaccgCCCAAATATATTCCTTGTACGAGTCCCAAGAACTGGTCTATTATGATCCCCTGAAATAGTGtgaccttaaaatattttaacgtCTCAGGCTTTATACCCCTGGTTTGTGTACGTGGGGGAGGGTTAAACTCCTATGAGACTAGAATAAAAGCTTAGTACACAAGACATTTTTATACACATGCAAATACATTCACACACGTTAAACCTGCAGTCAACCCAAATGCATTCATATAGTGTCAACCCACACTTCTGTAGGAAATTTGACAGAAGTCCATAAAGCCATTCACAACCCCCTCCTCCTAAACTGTAGATATAAGGTTAATAGCCTAGCTTAAATTATTGACACTATCCCCACATCGTAGTCTGAAGATCCACAGTGATTCTTCTTCCACAGTTTACTAGATCTTCTATTCTCCTGCTTCTCTACTTTGTACTTCTGAATTGAACTGTCCTATTCTATTCCATTCACCAAATAAAAGTGAGCTGCATTTTAGGCCTGAATCAAATAGttgttttttggaaaaaaaaaaaaaaaaagtttttcatgaTTCTCTTACACTCTGtagtgtctctctctttttaaatcctAAAGCACTGATAGTCTAAATCATGAAACTAGCACATCAGATAATGACTTCCGTTACTTATCTAAGGCACTTTTCTCGTGCAAGAAGCAAAGCGTATTAATTCCATGTTAGTTCCCCTGAGGAAGCGAAGACTGTAATTTACACTAATTCCACATGGCCTTCAGCTCTCATCGAAGGGCTGAGGAAGACACTTAAACACTGTGAGTTGGCGATTTGGTTGATTTTAGGATTTACGATTGTCACACTATAATCATTTTAACTGCCTCTTCACTACTcttcttttcccagttttttttcttctactaaatAGACCATAAAAACAAAGTACAATAACTAAGAAATACAATTAGCACGTTTCTTCATAAGATCTTCCAATAACAGCATACATTTCTGCCTCAGGGTAATTACAACCCAATACAATGGATCTCAAAACTACTTAAAAGGTATCAGAATTCGCGGGAGGGCTTTAAAACTCACACCCTGCTCCCAGATTTTCTAAGGTCTGGGTGAGGGAGAGGGCTGGAAATTTGCACATCTAACGAATGCTTAGGTAATGTAgatctggggaccacactttaaAGTTGTGTGggctaatatttaaaataaataaagatgttttgTTGAGTTCCTATCTTTTATCTCCATGGatgagaaatataattaaaaggatAAATAGAAGCAAAATGCTAAAGGAATAGATTGACGGATGAGAGGACATTCCCCAAAGAAAATGCATTCATACTTTGAAATCTGGATAAATACTATACTGAACTTCCAGAGATAACTTTTTATATGATCTCAAAGTCAGTGTCAGTGATCTTTAAAGAATTGTAAGGAATAGCAGTGAAACCGGAGTGATGGAAATTGaggtattttgcattttaaaaaatgagccagtATTTGGTTCAATGCATGATATCATGGTAAACTTTGAAAAAACacaattaatacaaaatatatatacaaatactttaCTATCAGTTTGTAATTTTAAgttattaagttaaaatattatatattaaaatatgctaatataaatatatgacatatttattatttaaatatttattattatacaattatatgtattatattattatttaatgtaataTACTATTTGacatattaatatattagttATTGTATTTAATACCTTATTtaaactatatactatatattgtggaggccaagaaaaacaggCTGTACCCACCCCAAGTTTAGCcttgacataagtacagccatcttggcccCGGGAGCCATCTTAGGTCTCCGAGACAGTAAATGACCCCTGGCTCCGGAAAGACTGACTGGAGCAAATACAATGAATAGGACAGCTCCAGGAAGACTGACCTGAGCAAACACAATGATCAATCAGGAATAGGATGGCTTATCGTTATAATAACTCATGTCAGGAAGAACATGGCTTGACGTTATAATAGAtcatgacagaaagaaaaaggaaaaaacaggaaCAACATGGTTTGACATTGTAATAGATcatgtcagaaagaaaaagaaaaaaaaacaggaacataGGGCTAGTAGTCGTGGCCCAATCACCTACTGACACCCctgctctgcctttaaaaactcggactgtaatctggctcggggtccaagtccctactctgctgtgtcgggtatacttgggcccaagcttaagcttgtcaaataaaccctcgtgtgattgcatcggtgtcgGCTCCTTGGCGGTCTCTCGGACatgaaaactcgggcataacataTATAACTAGAATTCATTCTGGCTTCATTTAGAACCACCAACACTAAACTAACAGTCCAATTTTATAGAGGTACTAGACTGATATTCTTAGGGAATGTTAAGTATCTCGATTTCTGAGTAGAATTTGCCCACTTCTCATAGTTTTATATAATACGGTGCAGTAATGACTAAGATGGCAAAGCACTCTATTTGCTCCTATCTGTGGGGCGACCCTATTGGATGGGGGGCGGGCAGCATGGGCAGTGAAGAATGCACCCTGGGCAGAACAAGAGACAGAAATGTATTGGATACactgggagggagccctgggtGGGACAGCAAAGGAGAGCCCGTCTGCCGCCATGTAGTTACAGGGCAGAGTGAGGGAGGCATGGGATGTATGGGACATTCCCCTTTTTGTTAACTGTGCTTTGCtgtaagtagcccattggttAGTTAGGGTTTATGGCTATTTCAAGGTGGGCTGCTGAATGAGGCTATCTGCATTCAGCCCTGCGGTCCCTGGGACATTATGCCTTGCTCAAGTTGCCATTGCTCTAGCGTCTTGTCTAAAAGTGGCCTCTACACTGCCTGCTTGTAAATCCTCCCTCAAAAGGTGATTTCTAAACCCTACCACTCCAGAAGGAAGGCACTGTTGTCCCAGGAATTATATTCATTTGTCCTCCTAGAACATGCACTTACCAACAACTTGTATGAACTCAGAGATGACAGGCATACTAGATTAGAAGTGACACCAAATGGGAGAAATTGATAATTCTATGGAAGtcagaaataaagttaaaagataGAAGCCATAAGTAAATGGATGACAATGAACATTAATTAACGCAGAGGAATTCACTTCATATTCTGTACTACAGGCTACTAGAAATGGGAGTCCCATAGTGTCTCATCCGGGAACATACTCTCAATTAAGCATGTCATTATTGCCTTCATTATTGGCTTCATTACGTGTGACAGTCCTCAGGCACTCgggctgccctaaaggaaaaacaaatagttaacttgtagagatcacaGTCTTGCAAGACTGGAGTCTCCCttagtttacaaatgtcctagtgatttgtGAGGAAGAGGCTTTCTTACCAATAGCCTAACTTACAGAGACCCAGAACTCCGTTCCTGAAGCCCTAAAATCACCCTTCCCTCCATAcaactgagggaggctgagacagggaaatataaataatttcttttttttttttaaagatttatttatttatttatttgtcagagagagagatcacaagtaggcagagaggcaggcagagacagagggagaagcaggttccctgccgagcaaggagcccgatatgggactcgatcccaggacgctgggatcatgacctgagccaaaggcagctgcccaaccaactgagccacccaggcgtccctaaataatttcttttaaacctgcagcccattgacaaggaCGTGGGATAGGAGGAATGTAacgttcctccaggaagctcccaactgttttcctgttagtgcctcattagagggaaaaaggCCTTGGCTTGACGATAACCAGGCCTCCAGTTTCCTGAGAGTCTTCATTAGCATACGACAGTCCTTCTGgacaccccctttgtcctcacctccccaaccccctagTATATAATCACCATCCCTCACAACCTGggagcagcagctctttctgcccacaggtcctgtccctgcgttttaataaaccaccattttgcaccaaagactcCTCAACAATTccttcttggtcattggctctggacctcaccctgCTAAACCTCACCTGTATTCCAAAACGACATCAATATTGCATTgtataactaaattttaaaaaaataaaagaaaattaaaggtttttaaaggcagagagagggcattAAACAAAGAAGGGAGGATGttgaataatccaatcaagaaatgggcagaggacatgaacagacatttctgcaaagaagacatccagatggccaacagacatatgaaaaaatgctccacatcactcggcatcagggaaatacaaatcaaaactacaatgagatcccacctcacaccagtcagaatggctaaaattaacaagtcaggaattgacagatgctggcgaggatgcggagagaggggaaccctcctacactgttggtgggaatgcaagctggtgcagccactctggaaaacagtgtggaggttccttaaaaaactgaaaatagagctaccctatgacccagcgattgcactactgggtatatatcctaaagatacaaacatggtgctccgaaggggcacgtgcacccgaatgtttatagcagcaatgtccacaatagccaaactatggaaagaacctagatgtccatcaacagatgaatggataaagaagatgtatatatacacaatggaatactatgcagccatcaaaagaaatgaaatcttgccatttgcgacgacgtggatggaactagagggtattatgcttagcgaaataagtcaattggagaaagacaactatcatatgatctccctgatatgaggaagtggagatgcaatgtgggggggttggggggtaggaaaagaaaaaaatgaaaacaaggtggggattgggagggagacaaaccataaaagactcaatctcaaaaaacagactgagggttgctggggggaaggggggacgggagagggtggtggggatatgaacattggggagggtatgtgctatggtgagtgctgtgaaatgtgtaaacctggcgattcacagacctgtacccctggggataaaaatacattatatgtttattcaaaaaataaataaatttaaaaaaaggaagaagaagggaggaattTATTATCATTGTTTAGGCAAGACCGTCCTTCTAAGGGGAGCCCATAGTAAATGCCTTAGTATTGACCAGGAAATCCCCTGTGGACTGGTCAAAGGTTACATTCCTGGAGGGTGAAACCGCAGTTAGATTAGGGATTAAGTCTTGGTTTCCTGATTTGGGAGCTTAACTTCAGTGATGCGGGTTGGGGCCTGCAGTGGTGGTTGCTTTTTTAAACAATccaattggctttattaaataatTCCTGCCTTGGGCGGTGTCCTACCCAGCAAGCAAAGGGGAGCTGGGGGGGTGGTGCGGTGTACAAAATGGGAGGCTTCTGCAGAAGGGAGGGTGGGATAAgtaagttattagcaaaagaaaagaaaagattgtcCCAGGCAAGGTCACTTCCCTTAGGGAGAAAAGCTGAGGGTTTTATCCTGCAAAttactttcttttgctttgcagTCCAGGATGCAGAGGCTCGGGTGGTTGACTGACTAGGTGGTGCCAAGGAGCGAGTTCCTGCTGACTGGGTAAGGCTGCATTTCTGGGGAAGGTCAAAACTGCAGTCGGGTCAGGCAGGAAGCCCAGGTTTGGTGACTTGGCCCAAGGGACACGTTTGGgtcctgtagttttcttttgaaCAGTAAATTTTGAGGAGAGAGCTGGTACTGTTTACTGATTAGACAAGGCctgtaagagaaagagaagagccaAAACTAATTCCGGCTTACAGATACTCTTTCCTCAAGGCTGTGGGGGTGATGGGAAGGGGAACACAGAACGTGCCACCCCAAAACACGCCACTGTGAcacattggttttgttttcttttgtttttagttaaaGGTACTTGAGAAACAGCCAGTACAACAGGCAGTCTCGGATGTGAAACGTACCCTCCCCGTACCAGCAGGGGAGAAGACATACTCCCACCAGAAAGAGGGAACCTagggctgttaaaaaaaaaaaaaaaagaaagaaaaccacaattGAGGGACAGCAGAATAATCCACACCAAAGTAAACGGCTATTTGGGAGGGGGCGGGTAGAAAAAGCAGACCCGGAAGCTCTAAAAACGGAGAAGGTGCTCTCTTGTAAAGACAAATCACATTGAGAAGTGTCCATTCGTAAGACTCCCTGTCCATACCAGGGGGAGAATGACGACTCTAACTCACTAGAAATtgtggagggggggagggagaggggggggggagagggggaggggggagggggggcgcggCGGCGCCCAGACTCGAGTCTATGTCGCAGCCCTTCCGGGTGCTTGGCCTGGTCACTTCCGTAACCGCCTCTTTCCCACACTCGCCCCAAAGTCTTTAGCTGAAGTGACTTGGGCCATCCTGGGGCGCGTTCCCAATACGGCTGTCTCCTGTGGAGACATgagggagaaatattttattaaacttgCTTGTTAATTCTTGTTCGTTTCTTGTATTATTGTataatggtgggggggggggagttatATTTTCTCCCCAACAGAGTCTGTATCAATCGGGGTAGAGAGAAAATCAGACCCGTCACAGTGTAGCGTGTTTGCCGTCTGTCTGGTCGCCGCTTCACAAACGCGCTGTTCTCTGTCCCGAAGGTACACAGGCGCCTGCTTCGGCCGCTCGGTTGTGTCTCCTGCTTCGACGGGGGCCGCCGCGTGGCTCGTTTTTCTCCTGTTCCTGTGCGTCCGGCCGACGTCGCTTTGCTCACCAGGCCAGGGAGGGGCGCGGCCCTTCCGTTTCTCACGGGACGTTCTCGCTTCAGAGGGGCCACGTCCGCCGGAGTCCGGGCCCATATGGACCTGAGGCCGTGCGGCGGGGCTGGAGGGCGCCTGCGCGGGTCGCCCGACGCCGTCACCTGACGCAGGACGGGGCAGGGCCGGCGGGGAGTCTCGCGAGTTCGCTGCCACGGGAACCGCTGCCGGAAAGGTCAGTCCTTGGGCCCCACTCGTCGTCCGCCGGGTCGGCCGCTCTGGCCTCCGCGCCCCCGCGGCCTGTCTGAAGTGTGTGAAGAGGCACGAGCGGAGTGACCCCCTGTGGGTGCCGGGGACGCCGCGCTGAGGGTTGCAGGCTCGCTCCCCGGCCGACGGGTGCCTGCGGGCGTCGAGGAGCCGGCGCGGTGCCCAGAGCCAGAGCTGGCCCGTGAGCTAAGCGCGCCGGACCTCTGCGGGGGCCTCCGAGCCGGGGCGCGGACGAAACAAGGGGCACGATCGCCGCGTCACACGGAACTGAATGTGTGAGAAGAAACACACAAGCAAGAAAGGGGTCAAATGTGTGTGTCCTTCTGAGGGAGGGTGTCGCTGCGTCGAGTGTTCGGGAAAGGCCTCTGGTAAGAGGACCTAGAGCTTCTGAGTGAAAGACGCtcctgaggaggagagagactgaggAGACGAGAGGCTGGCTTGGGGGCCGCAAGGGAGAGACACTAAACACTTGCTCTGGGCTTGCCCTCGGGGGCTTCAGAGGAATTGC
Coding sequences:
- the LOC125101998 gene encoding olfactory receptor 2B2, which translates into the protein MRQVNESIPQEFLLLGFSDRPWLELPLFVVFLISYILTIFGNLAIILVSHLDPKLHTPMYFFLTNLSLLDLCYTTSTVPQMLVNIRSTRKVISYGGCVAQLFIFLALGSTECLLLAVMSFDRFVAICQPLHYSVIMHQRLCLQLAAASWFSGFSNSVLQSTWTLHMPLCGRREVDHFFCEVPALLQLSCADTTANEAELFFISVLFLLIPVILILISYAFIVQAVLRIQSAEGRRKVFGTCGSHLIVVSLFYGTAISMYLQPPSPSSKDRGKMVSLFYGIIAPMLNPLIYTLRNKDVKGAFKRLIVRVFLIKK